GGGCGAGTGATACCCCTCTCCGTCCGGTCCGACACCGTCCCTGTGTGCGGACTCGACTCGCGAGAGGAGGTCCTCGGGGAGGTCGTCGATCCGCTCGGGCGCCTCGAGCGAGAACCGGTCCCAGTGCGTACGTGCGGGGTGGTCCTGGGGCATGAACAGACAGTCGTTGATCCAGAAGTCGGCGTCCGCGTGCGGCCCGTCCATCTCCCGGAAGCCCATCCCGATCAGGACGTCCTTCACCCTGTCCGCCGTCTGGCGGAGGACGTGTTTCCGGCCGGCCGGAGCGGTCGCGGCCTCCGCCTCGACGTTGTACGGCGCGAACTCGACCGTCTCCCAGTCACCGGAGGCCGCAGTCTCGCCGGTCAGTAAGTCGGAGGAGATCTCACCGACGGTATCTCGTTCCTCGAGGCCTTCCATCAGTGCGGTGACGCCCTCGTCGGTGAGCTTCACGGATCGGACGGTCCGTTCGGTCCGTTCGATCAGGTCGCGCCGGTCGAGCGCGTCGAGGGTCGCCTCGTCGTCGACTGAGCCGCCCGAAGAGATCGCCGAGAGCGCGGTCGCCTCCTCGTCCTCGCCGGCGTCGGGCGTCGCGGAAAGCTCACCGGAGTCGATCCCGCCCAGTCCTTTGCGTGCGAAGTTCGAGAGCGCGATGTCGACCTCCCCGCCCTCTAGACCGGAGCGGCCGATGATCTCGCCCATCGAAACGGAAGAGTCGTCGGCCCCGAGGTCGAGTGCCGTCTCGTAGAGCCGTCGTTCGGGCAGACCGCTCTCGGCGTAGCTCTCGCCCTCCTCCGTGAGCGTGAGCGTCTCCTCGGTCTCCTCTGCGACCGAGAGCAGCCCCGCCTCCTCGAGGGCGAACGCCGCTCCCGTGATCGTCTCCGGTTTCTCCCCCGTCTCGTCGGCGATTCGATCAATCTCCCGGTACTCCTCGGCGCTCGCCGCCCGGAGGACGGCGACCTGTGTCGCTGGTAGTCTCATTGTCGGTGTCGTTTCGGAGCAGTCGCTTAGCGGTTCCGGACTCCGTGGACGGGTTCACGCGAGACGTGCGCTCGCGATCCGTCGCCCGCAGCTAGGTGAAAAAGCCGAACCCGTCGACGCTCGCGGCCTGCTCGCGTGCGGTTCGGACACCGGTTTCGGGTTCGGAAACCATACGGACGGATTCGGGTATCCGATGATAAACGTTGCCGTGGACGGGCGTCCCTCGGGACGGGCGGCCGCTCGTAGGGATCGTCGTAGAAGCTCATACTCTCTCGATCACGAACCGAACGACACCGGGGACGTGTCTGTCTGAGAGACCCGGTTGGCTACGACGATCCCTTTCAGTGTACATCCGCGATCCGTTCGACGGCGACGACGAGCCGATAGAGGAGGTAGGTCGGGACGACCAGCAGCACGAGTATCAGTGGGACGAGCACCCCGAGCAGGACGTTTCCGGTGAGAACGCCGTACACGAGTATCACGACCGACAACAGGCCCACCGCGAGGGAGAGAGCGGTGGGGAATCCGTCGGTGGAGAGCATCGATATGGGCGGAGTCGATGACGAAGAGCCATGAGTGTTCGGGCCGGTCGAGCATCCCCCGTCCAGTGGTTCGCGTCAGTTCGCGTGTCGGTCGATCAGTTCGGAGAGTACCGTGCGGTCCTGCATTCCGACCAGCCGTTCGACCTGCTCGCCGTCGGAGAATAGCAAGAGCGTGGGCACGCTCCGGACGCCGTACTCCATCGCGATCTGCCGGTTGCGGTCGATGTCCACCTTCGCGACGGCCGCGGGCGAGTCGGCCGCGACGGCTTCCACGACCGGGGCGAGCATCTGACACGGCCCGCACCACTCGGCGTGGAAGTCCACGAGCACGACGTCGTGGTCGGCGACCACCGCCGAGAACTCCTCTCTCCTTCGGATCTCGATCGGTTCGTTCGGTGTCCCCTCTCTCCCCTCTGAAGCGTCCTCGGCCTCAACCTGCGAGACCAACTCCTCTCGCTTCCGTTGCCTGATCGCCTCGATATCGTCCGCGTCACTCATAACGAGCGACTACGGACCGGAGGAGAATAAGTGAACCTCTCGATTACTCCGAGAGGAAGTCGGGGATCACGCGTTTCTCTTCGACCTCGCGTTCGAGGTGCGAGCGGAACGTCTCGGAGTCGACGTCGCTCGCCTCGCGCTCGAAGCGATCACGAACGGAGAGCGTGCCTGCCTCGGCCTCGTTCCCGCCGAGGATCAGCATGTAGGGGACCCGGTCGTCGTGCGCCGTCTGGATCTTCTTCCCGAGCGTCCACGAGCGCTCTTCGATCTCGACGCGGAAGCTCCCCAGTAGATCTGCGACCTCACGGGCGTAGTCGAGGGTGTCGTCGCTCACGGTGAGGATCCGGACCTGTTCGGGTGCGAGCCAGGTCGGGAAGTCGCCCGCGAACTGCTCGATCAGCACGCCCATGAACCGTTCCATACTCCCGAGCAGCGCCCGGTGGACCATCACCGGGCGGTGTTCCTCGTTGTCATCTCCCACGTAGGTCAGGTCGAGGCGTTCGGGGATGTTGAAGTCCAGCTGGACGGTGCCGACGGTCCACTCCCGACCGATCACGTCGCGGGCGTCGAGACCGATCTTCGGGCCGTAGAAGGCGGCTTCGCCCTCCTCGAGTTCGTACTCCAGTCCCGCCTCCTCGAGGGCGTCGCGGAGGGATTCAGTCGCTCTCGACCAGATCTCGTCGCTGCCGACGGCGTGCTCGCCCTTCGTCTCCAGCTTGTAGATCACCTCGAAATCGAACTCGCCGTAGATCTGTTCGATCACCTCGAGCGTGCGCGAGATCTCGGCCTGGATCTGGTCCTCGCGGATGAACGCGTGGCCGTCGTCCTGGGTCATCCCACGCACTCGCAAGAGTCCCGAGAGCTCGCCGGACTGCTCGTTCCGATAGACGTTGCCGAACTCGGAGAACCTGACCGGGAGGTCCCTGTAGGAGCGGACCTGCTGGTCGTAGATGTAGGCGTGGTTCGCACAGTTCATCGGCTTCAGACCGTACTCGGTGGCGTCCTCTCTCTCCCCGCCGGCGCTCGCCTGGTGCCACGCGAACATTTCGTCGTCCTCTTTGAACGCGTCGTAGTGACCCGTCGGCTTCCAGAGTTCGGCCTTGTTGAGCTCCGGCGTGCGGACCTCCTCGTAGCCGAGGTCGTCGTTTTTCACCCTGATGTACTCCTCGAGCTCCCGGCGGATCCGCATCCCGTTCGGGTGGAAGTGGACACAGCCCGGCGAGTGACTCGGCACCGAGAAGAGGTCCATCTCGCGGCCGATCTTCCGGTGGTCGCGCTCTTTGGCCTCCTCCCGGCGTTCGAGGAACGCGTCGAGTTCCTCCTCGGTCGGGAACGCGGTGCCGTAGACCCTGGTCAGGGATTCGTTGTCCTCGTCGCCGCGCCAGTAGGCCGCGCTCATCTCCAAGAGCGCGAAGCCGCCGATCTCGCCGGTGGAGGCGACGTGCGGGCCGCGACAGAGGTCGCGGAACTCTCCCTGCTCGTAGAAGCTGATCGGGTCGTCGCCGGCCGCCTCCTCGTCCAAAATGTCGAGTTTGAACGGGTTTTTCTCCTCGTGGTAGTGTGCGATCGCCTCCTCTCTCGGGAGTTCGACGCGCTCGACGGGGAGGTCGGTTTCGATGATCTCGTGTGCCTCGGCCTCGATCGCTTCTAAGTCCGACTCGTCCAGGTCGACACCGTGGACGTCGTAGTAGAATCCCCGGTCGGTCCACGGGCCGATCGCGAGCTTCGCCCCGGGGTGGAGTCTGAGCAGCGCCTGGGCGAAGACGTGGGCGGCGGTGTGACGCAGCGCGTCCGTGTACTCGTCGGCGGCGTCGGTGACGATCTCTATCTCGACGTCGCGCTCGATCGGCTGTTCTCGCGCCACCAGCTCGCCGTCGAGTTTGCCCGCGACGGTGTCGCGACCGAGGCCTGGTCCGATCTCGTAGGCCACGTCCTCGACGGTGGCCCCGGATTCGACCTCGAGCGTCGAGCCGTCGGGCAGCGTCACGGTCACGCTCATACCTACAGAGAGCCGAGGGCGGGTAGATAAGGATTTATACAGCGAGGGCCCGGCTTCGCCTCGTGGCGAACCGTTCTCCGCCAGGTATAACGAACGATCGTTACAAACGACGATCGACGTAGATACCTTTATGAGAACGAGCGATGTGCGACCGTCTGAGTCCTTATGGGTGGACGAATCAACGGCGTCACCCCGGGTGACCGAAAGCGTGTCGAGGAGCTGCTCGCGGGGGTCGGGGGGCGAGAGTTCGTCAGATCGGTCGAGATCGCCGAGGAGCTCGGGCTCTCGACGCGGGCCGCCGGACGGACGGTCGCCGCGCTCGCCGAGGCGGACTCGATCGAGGAGATCCGCATCGAGGAGTGGTCGCGCGGGCGAACCGGCGGGACCACGTGGCTGGTCGAGCGCGACGGCACCGGGAGCCGACCCTGAGACAGTGCTCCGAGTGGATCGGGGATCGGCGACCGGAGAGCGCCGCCGTGGTCGGTTCGGCCCGCGAGAGCGGCGCGTTCTGGCCGACCCACGGATGCAAAAAGCCTATAATCGCGACCGGGTTACGCTGAGGTAGCAATGACGATAGAACCCCTGCCGCTGTTCCCGGGCTTCCCGGGGGGGATCGAACTGGCCGTGATCGTGCTGATCGCGATCCTGCTGTTCGGCGCGAACAAGATCCCGAAGCTCGCCCGGTCGACCGGACAGGCGATGGGCGAGTTCCAGAAGGGCCGTGAGGAGGTAGAACAGGAGCTGGCCGAGATGCGCGACGGCGCGACCGGCGCGATCGAGGGCGACGACGACTTCGGCGAGCCCGAGACCGACGACACCGAGGCCGAACCCGAGATCGGCACCGAAGAGCAGGTCGAGGCCGAACCCGAGACCGAAACCGAGACGTCGACGTAGTTTTTTCCAGTCGATCCCCGGGGACGTGTGGCCTAGTGGATAGGGCGAGAGGTTCCTAACCTCTCGATCGCGGGTTCGAATCCCGTCACGTCCGTCGTGGTCGCTCACGTCCGTTCGCGACCGCGACGGACACAGGGATTCGAAGTACGGAACGAGCTAGTGTCAGCGAGCGAAGTTCAGGTGGATCGAGTCCCGTCGTGTTCGTCGTCTGTAAACGTCCTCCCCAGCCACCCGGACGAACGTGACGGAGTAGACCGACGGTACACCACGACCGGAGAGTCCGCCTTGATCGGACGGGAACCGGCCGAGAGTAGCGAGAAGGCTCATACCGGACCCTGCGAGTGTGATACGTATGGTCGCTGAACCGGAAGGGATCGACCCCCGGAGCGGCATCGGACGCCTCCGACCGCCGGCCGCTGCGGTGAGCGCACCTCCCGACCGAGTTTTGTCTCGATCAGCGGAGAGTTCAGATGGCGGCGTCCTCTCTCGACTACCGGGCCTCGGCCTTTCACTTCCACACGTTCTTATCGCCCCTCTAACCTATAATTATGTTTTGTACTATGTTTTAGCAGAAGGTTTTTTCTTCGGTCGGGACCAGTGTCGCTGTAATGGCTATCGACGACGGTGACCGGACCGGTCCCGCACAGTTAGAGGGGGAGGTGGCGGCGGAGTCCGCGGAACGGACGGTTCCGTCGGTCAGCGTCGACGAGTACACGTGGGCGGAGTTCATGGACGAACACGGCCACGGGGAGGAGGTCGACGCGCTCTACGAGGGGCTCGTGCGGTCCGACGGCTCCCGGACGGTCCCGAGCGGATCGGACTGGGACCGGGTTTCGTTCGATCCCGAGCGCTACCTCGGCTACCACCCGGATTCGCTCCCCGGGAGGCTGACCGAGGCCGCGGGGACGGCCGGGAGACGCTGGCTGGAGGCGCTACGATACATGGACCCGGCGTTCGTCCCCGTCACGAAGGGGATCTACACCTGGGAGCACTTCAAAAAGGAGTTCTACTACACCGACGAGGGACGGCCCCCACGGGACGAGGAGGGTCGCGTCGTGCCGTTCGACCCGACCGAGTACCTCGGGTTCTCCCCGGAGGACACCCCCGGGGTGTGCTCGAACGGGGAGAACGTCGCCACGAAGCTCGCGGAGGTAGTCGAGGAACGGACGGTCAACGTGAGAGAGGAGCTGGACGAGGACGCTTTCTTCTCCGGACCCGGCGGCGAGACGACGATCACGAACCGCTACGACCTGGAGAAGGCGGTTCCCCTGCCGAAGAAATCGCACTTCCACGAGGTCGACCGCTACTGGGTGAACAAGCCCTACGCGTTCGTCGTGATCTTCCACTCGAAGAAGGAGAACGAGAAGAAGTACTACCTCGTGGAACCGCACCTCACGCCGATCGAGGGGGAGCTACTGGAGTTCCTCACGGGGAAGCTCAGGACCGCGATCAAGTACGCCGGCGACGACGTGGTCGTCCGGGGGAGCGAGGAGGAGCGTCGCGGGGTGATCGACCGCGAGACACGTCGGCTGCTCGATCGGTACGACCTCGCGACGGGCGAGAGCGAGGCGATCGGCGACCGGGTCCGGGAGTTCTTCGGGAGCGACGAGGCAGGCGTCGTCGAGCGACTGAAACGTCTCGTCTCCGGCGAAGAGCACCCCGAGGGGCGGGTCGTCGTGGGTGCCGAGCCGGTCCGACCGGAGCCGGCGCTGATCGACGAGGACGCGGAGACGCTCTCGCCCACACAGATCGAGAAGCTGCTCTACCGGCTCAAACGCGACTTCATCGGGTATCAGCGGATCGACGGAATCAAACACGACATCAACGTCGAGGACATCTCCTGCGACGGCTACAACTCGCCGGTGTTCGTCTACCACGGCGAGTACGAACAGGTCATCACGAACGTCTTCCACGGCCAGGAGACGCTCGACGACTTCGTCGTCAAACTCGCCCAGCGCTCGGGCAAGGGGATCAGCAAGCGACAGCCACAGGTCGACGCGACGCTGCCCGACGGCTCGCGGGCACAGCTCACGTTGGGTCAGGAGGTCTCCGATCACGGGACGAACTACACGATCCGGCAGTTCAAGGACGTCCCGTTCACCCCGGTGGACCTGATCTGCTGGCACACGTTTAGTTTAGAAGAGATGGCCTTTCTCTGGCTCTGTATCGAGAACAACAAGAGCCTGATCTTCGCGGGCGGGACCGCCTCGGGGAAGACGACCTCGCTCAACGCCGTCTCGCTGTTCATCCCCTCGAAGTCGAAGATCGTCTCGATCGAGGACACCCGCGAGGTCGAACTCCCCCAGCGCAACTGGATCGCGAGCGTCACGCGCGCGTCGTTCTCCGAGGACGACGGCGGCGGGGTCGACGAGTTCGACCTGCTCGAGGCCGCGCTCCGCCAGCGCCCCGAGTACATCGTGATGGGCGAGATCCGTGGCGAGGAGGGCCGAACCGCGTTCCAGGTGATGTCGACCGGGCACACCACCTACACGACGTTCCACGCCGATTCCGTCGGCGAGGTGCTCAAGCGCTTTACGACCGAGCCGATCAACGTCTCGAAGACGATGTTCACGGCGCTCGACCTCGTCTCGATCCAGACGTCGACGCGCGTGGAGGGTCGGAAGGTCCGACGAAACAAGACGCTCACCGAGATCAACCACTACGACGCAGAGAACGACGAGATCAACGTCAAGGACGTCTACCAGTGGCAGGCCGAGACCGACGAGTACTTGAAGACCGGCGAGTCGAACACCGTCGAGGAGATCTGTTTCGACCGTGGCTGGAGCCGCGAGGAGCTCGACGACGAGCTGTTCGAACGCGAGGTCGTCATCGCCTACCTAATCGAGAACGGGCTGAACGAGTATCGCCAGGTCGCGGCGACGTTCCAGGCCTTCATCAACGATCCCGAGACGATCATGACGCTCATCGCGAACGACGTCTTGGAGGAGAGTCTCACCGACCTCAGGGAGATGGAGAGCGTGTTGATCGACGTCGACCCGGAGAAGGAGGCGCTCGTCCCCCGACCGGACCCGGACGAGAAGACCCGTGCGCTCGCTCGAGAGATCCTCGCACGCGCCGAGGAGGAACTCTTCGGGGAGTACGAGGGGAAGGTCCCGGAGGGGCTCGCGAGCGCGCTCGACGCCATCGAGACGAGCGAGGACGTCGTCGTCGGACCCGGACTCGACGACGGTGTCGCCGTTCCCGGTCTCCCGGAGGGAGCGCCTTCCGCGCTCGACGAGGGAGAATCGAGTGCCGATCCCGATGAACCGGACGGAATCGGATCGGACGAGGATACGGACACGAGTACGGACCGATCGGAGGCTAACGAACGTCTCGGAGGCGATAGCGAGGACGGAGACGGCGATACAGCGGACGACGGGGCCGCGTTCGAGTTCGGCGGGGACGAGGACGGGTTCGAGGGCGCGCGTCCCGCGGAGGAGCCGTGAGCCTCGACGTCGGCTCGTCGGGGGAGTTCGGGGCCGACGCCCTCGGGGACACGTTCTACCCGCTCTACCGGTGGGTCTTCTCGGAGGACAGCACGTTCGTCGCTGACGTCGACCGCAAACTCAGCGAGGCCCGGATGGCCGACACGGTCGAACTCTACCTCTCGCGTGCGCTCGCGATCGGCACGCTCTCGGGCGGAGCGCTCTGGGTCGTCGGAACGCTCCTGGGATACCTGCTGTTCGCTACAGGGCTGGTCCCGATCGACACGCTGATCGGCATTCCCGCGCCGAACGAGGCGCTCCTCGAACTGATGATCGCGATCCGGATCCCGTTGCTGATCCTCGTCACCGGTCTCGTCTTCGGGAGCCTCGGCTTCGCCGCTGGCTTCGGGGCGCTGCTCGTGGTTCCCTACTCGCGAGCCTCGGCCAGGGAACGCGAGATCAACATGCTGATGGCCGACTCCGTCGCGTTCATGTACGCGCTCTCGGTGGGAGGGATGAACCAGCTCGAGATCCTCGAGGCGATGGCCAGAGCCGACGACACCTACGGCGAGGTGAGCTACGAGTTCAAGTCGATCGTCCAGGAGACCGAGTACTTCGACACGGACTATCGAACCGCGATCAGGAACCAGGCGATGGAGACCCCCTCGGACGAGCTGAGTCAGTTCCTCACGGACATGCTCTCGATCGTCAACAGCGGCGGCGACCTCTCGCGCTTTCTCGAGGACAAGAAGGACAAACACATGCGGACTGCGAAACAGGAACAGGAGCTCACCCTCGAAACGCTCGAGCTCTTCGGCGAGATGTACATGACGCTCTCGCTCTTTCCGCTGTTGCTCATCATCATCCTCGTCATCATGAGCATGCTCGGCGACGCGGACGAACTGATGCTCTACGGCACCGTCTACGCGCTGATCCCGCTCGTCGGTGCTGGCTTTCTCGTGCTCGTCTCGACGGTGAAACGCGACGAACCCGGCGACGGCTACCTCGTCCCGGACGGGGGGAGCGCACACCTCGCCGACCCGAACCGGAACCCGCTGTTCGACCTCGGACTGATCGAGAGATTCACCGGCGAGTACGGGGTCTTCGACCGGATAAAGCGCAGAGAGAGGGGATACGAGTTCGGCGAGATCCTCCGCCGCCCGCATCACTTCCTCCGCGACTTCCCGCTGTACACGCTCGCGCTCACGGTCCCGCTCTCGCTCGTTCTGGTGGGGGTGGCTGCCGCGACGGGGTCGGCTCCCACCACCTGGCAGGGCTTCATCAACCAGCCCGTCTGGTCGACGTTCGTCTGGGTCTACGTACCGCTCTACCTGATCGGCATCCCGCTCGCCGTGTTCTACGAGTGGAACCAGCACTCCCGCCACGCGATCACGAAGGGACTGTCCGACGACCTCAGGAAGCTCTCGAGCGCGAACGACACCGGGATGACGCTGCTCGAATCGGTCCAGGTGGTGTCGGAGACGTCCTCCGGGAAGCTCGCCAGGGAGTTCGAGACGATGCACGCGAAGGTGAACTACGGGACGAGTCTGAAAGACGCACTGATCGAGTTCAACAACCGCTATCACATCCCTCGGCTCGCCCGGACGGTCAAGCTCATCAGCAAGGCCCAGGAGGCCTCCAGCCAGATCACGGCCGTCCTCACCACAGCGGCGCAGGCGAGCGAGAACCAGGACGACATCGACCGCGAACGCAAGTCCAGAACCAGGATGCAGGTCGTCATCATCGTGATGACGTATCTCACGCTGCTCGCGGTGATGGCGATCCTGAAGACGCAGTTCCTCGACGTGATGAGCGGGATGACCGACCAGGCCGCGAACGGCGACGCCACAGCGGACGTCGGCGGTGGCGGACCGGACTTCGGCGGCGGGATCGACACGGGCCTCCTCAGCGTGATGTTCTTCCACGCCGTGACGATGCAGGCGATCCTCTCGGGGATGATCAGCGGCTACATGCGCGACGCGAAGATCGTGAGCGGCGTGAAGTACGTCATCGTGCTCGTCACGATCGCACTGGCGGTCTGGATGGTGGTCGGATGAACGCGCGCGGACAGACCGGGATCGACTTCCTCGTCGGCGCGACGGTGTTCCTGATCGCCGTCGGTTTCGTCTTCGCGTTCGTCCCGTCGATGTTCGCACCGTTTTTCACCGGTGGCACCGGCGACACGCTCACCGCCGACCGGGCGGCGACGCAGTTGGCGGAGAAGGAACTGGTCGTGGATCCCTCGTCGCCCGCTGTTCTGAACGAGTCGAGTGTCGATGAGTTCTTCGAGGGGTGTACGGACGAGGAGGACGAAGGGCAGTACGTCGCGGACGAACTCGGGCTCGGAACCGATCGAGTGCAGGTCGAACTGGGCAACGACTCCTGTGGGGACGACCCGCCCGCTCGCTCCTCGGTGACCGTCTCCCAGCGCTACGTCTCGATCGACGAAGACCACCACACGCTCACCGTGAGGGTCTGGTCATGAACCGGGGGCAGGTCCACACGCTGGAGGCGTTCGTCGCCGCGCTCTTGCTCGTCGGCGGGCTCATCTTCGCCACGCAGGCGACGGCGGTGACGCCGCTTTCGGCCAGCACGTCGAACCAGCACATCGAGAATCAGCAGCGGGCGGTCGCGACCGACCTGCTCGCGGTGACCCACGAGGACGGCTCGCTCGAGGAGGCGCTGCTGTTCTGGAACGACACCGAGGACGGGTTCGCCTACACCGGAGAGAACCGGCAGTTCTACACCGACGATCCGCCCGAGGAGTACGCTCACCCGCTCGCAGACCCGCTCTCGGAGGCGTTCGGCGGTACGCAGGTCGCGTACAACATCGACCTCATCTACCAGAACTCGGAGGACCCCGCGAACACGAGCGAGCAGGAACTGGTGGAGATGGGCTCGCCGAGCGACAACGCGGTCGTCGCGAGTCGGACGGTCGTGCTGTTCGACGGGAACGGGGTCAGCGCCGGCGACAACGAAGGAACAGCTCTCTCGGAACTGGAAGACGGCGAGTTCTACGCACCGAACGTCGACGAAGACGGCGAACTGTACAACGTCGTAGAGGTGAGGATCACCGTATGGCGGATGTGAGTCGACTCCGCCGATCGGATCGCGCGCAGTTCATCCTCGTCTCCGGGCTGCTCATCGCGGTCGTTCTCGTCGCGCTCGTGCTGTTGCTGAACGCGACGATCTACACCGAGAACGTCGCGACCCGCGGGGTCGACAGCGGGGCGAACGACGCGCTCCAGTACCAGGAGACGCTCTCGGTCGGTATCGTGGGACTGGTCGAAGAGGAGAACCAGCGAAACCACTCGGAGTGGGGGGATATCGAGGCGAACGTCAACCGGGGCAACGCGGTCCTGACTGACCGACTCGAACGACAGTACGTAGAACGCGGCAGTGTCGTGACAGCGGAGGTTCGCATCGACCCCGGTGTTCGCGTGTGGCAGGAGGAAACCGGGGAGTTCGACGACGGGACGATCGCGAGCAATGTCACCGAGGTTCGCTCGTTCTCGATCGATTCGCACGAACTCCCCGAGGACAACGAGTCCTTTCAGATTGTCGTCCAGAACGGCTCCGACGAGTGGGTGCTGTCGCTCTATCAGGAGGGCAACGAGGTCGTCGCAGAGGCGGAGGCCGGGACCTGCTCGGCAGACGTCGAGGAGATCACCCCTCACGATCCCGACTGGTGCAACGGCGACTATGTGTGGGCCGACGGCGTGGACGAAGGCTACGAGATCGACTTCGTGAACGGGTCAGCCACGAACGGGGAATACGAACTCGTCGCCGACGGGGTCGGTGGTGACGGGATCGAAGCCAACCAGACCGCGTTCGTCTCCAGCGCGACGATCGACCTGACCTATCGCTCCTCGCGGATCGAGTATTCGACGAGCGAGAGCCTCGGTTGGGAGGCACCGCGATGACCGATCGCGCGGTCTCCGTCGCGGTCAACTACGTGCTCACGCTGCTCATCGCGACGGTGCTCCTCGGCGGGCTCGTGATGGCTGCCGGTGGTGTGATCGAGTCCCAGTCGAACAACTCGGTCCACGACGAACTGGGCGTGATCGGCGAGCGCCTCGCGGCCGATATCGAGAGCGCGGATCGGCTGCGCGCTGCTGGTGGCGAGGACACAAGCGTCTCGGTCCGGAGCGATCTCCCGAACCGGGTCTCGGGAACGAGCTACACCATCGAGGTGAACGGAGATGAGGAGACCATCACGCTCGGTTCGCAGAATCCGGAAGTGACCGTGAGGGTCTCCTTCGCCGTGGAGAACGTCGAATCGACACGGGTCCGCGGAGGGGCAGTGGTGATCGCTTCGAAGGATGGAAAATTGGAGGTGCGAGAGTCGTGATGGACGACCGTGCGGTGAGCGAAGTGGTGGGCTACGTGCTGGTGCTCGCGCTCGTCGTCACCACGATGGGTGTCCTGTTCACTACAGGGTTCGGTACGTTGCAAGACGTCCAGCGGGCGGAGCAGGTGAACAACGTCGAGCGGGCGTTCGACGTTCTCGACGCGAACTTACAGGACATGTACAGGGAGGGTGCGCCGAGTCGGGCGACCGAGATGCGACTCGTCGATGGATCGCTCGGGTTCGGCCAACCCACGACGATCGACGTCGCACAGGACGGAGAGACCATCGGCAACCTCACCGTTAGTGCCTACCCGATCGAGTACGACAGCGGTGACGGAACACAGATCGTCTACGCTCACGGTGCCCTGATTCGGGCCGAAGGCGACGGCAGTGTCATGCTCGCGGAGCCGAACTTCGTCCTCGACGACGACCACGTTGTCGTCTCCGGGGTGAGGACACGACCGCTGTCCGATTCACCCACCAGTATCGACCGGACCGGAACCGTGTTGATCGGTGGCGAACACCTGCGAACCGATACCTCGACTAGCGAGTCGTCGAATGAACCGCTGACCATCACCGTCGAAACCCAGCACGTCGACGCGTGGGAGGGATACTTTCGGGAGCATGAAGACCGAGGGATCGGAGACGTCGTAGAGCGGACCGACGACTCGGTAACGTTCCAGATCGATCACGACGACTACGAGACGGCGTCGGTCGTTCGGCCAGTCATCAGGATAGCGTTCAGAAACTGAATGGATCAGTTCAGTTCTACTTCGACTTCGTTCTCAGTGACGTGGAGGTACTGGATCTCGTCGACAGTGACGTCGAAGCCGATACCTTTGTCCTCTAAACTCTGGTGTCCGTGTATCGTTGTTGCCGCACTGTGAACCTCGATCACGTCGGCGATGATCGCTCCCTGTATGTCAACG
This region of Halalkalicoccus sp. CGA53 genomic DNA includes:
- a CDS encoding type II/IV secretion system ATPase subunit, whose amino-acid sequence is MAIDDGDRTGPAQLEGEVAAESAERTVPSVSVDEYTWAEFMDEHGHGEEVDALYEGLVRSDGSRTVPSGSDWDRVSFDPERYLGYHPDSLPGRLTEAAGTAGRRWLEALRYMDPAFVPVTKGIYTWEHFKKEFYYTDEGRPPRDEEGRVVPFDPTEYLGFSPEDTPGVCSNGENVATKLAEVVEERTVNVREELDEDAFFSGPGGETTITNRYDLEKAVPLPKKSHFHEVDRYWVNKPYAFVVIFHSKKENEKKYYLVEPHLTPIEGELLEFLTGKLRTAIKYAGDDVVVRGSEEERRGVIDRETRRLLDRYDLATGESEAIGDRVREFFGSDEAGVVERLKRLVSGEEHPEGRVVVGAEPVRPEPALIDEDAETLSPTQIEKLLYRLKRDFIGYQRIDGIKHDINVEDISCDGYNSPVFVYHGEYEQVITNVFHGQETLDDFVVKLAQRSGKGISKRQPQVDATLPDGSRAQLTLGQEVSDHGTNYTIRQFKDVPFTPVDLICWHTFSLEEMAFLWLCIENNKSLIFAGGTASGKTTSLNAVSLFIPSKSKIVSIEDTREVELPQRNWIASVTRASFSEDDGGGVDEFDLLEAALRQRPEYIVMGEIRGEEGRTAFQVMSTGHTTYTTFHADSVGEVLKRFTTEPINVSKTMFTALDLVSIQTSTRVEGRKVRRNKTLTEINHYDAENDEINVKDVYQWQAETDEYLKTGESNTVEEICFDRGWSREELDDELFEREVVIAYLIENGLNEYRQVAATFQAFINDPETIMTLIANDVLEESLTDLREMESVLIDVDPEKEALVPRPDPDEKTRALAREILARAEEELFGEYEGKVPEGLASALDAIETSEDVVVGPGLDDGVAVPGLPEGAPSALDEGESSADPDEPDGIGSDEDTDTSTDRSEANERLGGDSEDGDGDTADDGAAFEFGGDEDGFEGARPAEEP
- a CDS encoding DUF7288 family protein; protein product: MNRGQVHTLEAFVAALLLVGGLIFATQATAVTPLSASTSNQHIENQQRAVATDLLAVTHEDGSLEEALLFWNDTEDGFAYTGENRQFYTDDPPEEYAHPLADPLSEAFGGTQVAYNIDLIYQNSEDPANTSEQELVEMGSPSDNAVVASRTVVLFDGNGVSAGDNEGTALSELEDGEFYAPNVDEDGELYNVVEVRITVWRM
- a CDS encoding type II secretion system F family protein — its product is MSLDVGSSGEFGADALGDTFYPLYRWVFSEDSTFVADVDRKLSEARMADTVELYLSRALAIGTLSGGALWVVGTLLGYLLFATGLVPIDTLIGIPAPNEALLELMIAIRIPLLILVTGLVFGSLGFAAGFGALLVVPYSRASAREREINMLMADSVAFMYALSVGGMNQLEILEAMARADDTYGEVSYEFKSIVQETEYFDTDYRTAIRNQAMETPSDELSQFLTDMLSIVNSGGDLSRFLEDKKDKHMRTAKQEQELTLETLELFGEMYMTLSLFPLLLIIILVIMSMLGDADELMLYGTVYALIPLVGAGFLVLVSTVKRDEPGDGYLVPDGGSAHLADPNRNPLFDLGLIERFTGEYGVFDRIKRRERGYEFGEILRRPHHFLRDFPLYTLALTVPLSLVLVGVAAATGSAPTTWQGFINQPVWSTFVWVYVPLYLIGIPLAVFYEWNQHSRHAITKGLSDDLRKLSSANDTGMTLLESVQVVSETSSGKLAREFETMHAKVNYGTSLKDALIEFNNRYHIPRLARTVKLISKAQEASSQITAVLTTAAQASENQDDIDRERKSRTRMQVVIIVMTYLTLLAVMAILKTQFLDVMSGMTDQAANGDATADVGGGGPDFGGGIDTGLLSVMFFHAVTMQAILSGMISGYMRDAKIVSGVKYVIVLVTIALAVWMVVG
- a CDS encoding DUF7261 family protein produces the protein MADVSRLRRSDRAQFILVSGLLIAVVLVALVLLLNATIYTENVATRGVDSGANDALQYQETLSVGIVGLVEEENQRNHSEWGDIEANVNRGNAVLTDRLERQYVERGSVVTAEVRIDPGVRVWQEETGEFDDGTIASNVTEVRSFSIDSHELPEDNESFQIVVQNGSDEWVLSLYQEGNEVVAEAEAGTCSADVEEITPHDPDWCNGDYVWADGVDEGYEIDFVNGSATNGEYELVADGVGGDGIEANQTAFVSSATIDLTYRSSRIEYSTSESLGWEAPR
- a CDS encoding DUF7287 family protein; translation: MNARGQTGIDFLVGATVFLIAVGFVFAFVPSMFAPFFTGGTGDTLTADRAATQLAEKELVVDPSSPAVLNESSVDEFFEGCTDEEDEGQYVADELGLGTDRVQVELGNDSCGDDPPARSSVTVSQRYVSIDEDHHTLTVRVWS